The Hemicordylus capensis ecotype Gifberg chromosome 6, rHemCap1.1.pri, whole genome shotgun sequence genome window below encodes:
- the NOSIP gene encoding nitric oxide synthase-interacting protein, producing the protein MTRHGKNCTAGAVYTYHEKKKDTAASGYGTQNVRLSKDAVKDFDCCCLSLQPCKDPVVTPDGYLYEKEAILEYILHQKKEIARQMKAYEKQKNEKKVEMAELSKAAKESKVKSFLDKELSIVSKPLNPFDRKTGDSQPGPSNEDKAKQLPSFWIPSLTPEAKTKVIRKPEKCVYCPMSGKPLKLKDLIPVHFTPVDPSVDRVGLINRQDRYVCAVTRDMLGNSVPCAVLRPSGSVVTLECVEKLIKKDMVDPANGEKLTEKDIIVVQRGGTGFAGSGVELEAKKSRPVMQA; encoded by the exons ATGACACGCCACGGCAAGAACTGCACAGCAGGGGCTGTCTATACTTACCACGAGAAGAAAAAAGACACAG CTGCCTCTGGATATGGGACCCAGAATGTCCGTCTGAGTAAAGATGCTGTCAAGGACTTTGACTGCTGCTGCCTTTCCCTGCAGCCCTGCAAGGACCCTGTTGTGAC CCCTGATGGATACCTGTATGAGAAAGAAGCCATCTTAGAGTATATCCTGCACCAGAAAAAGGAGATTGCCCGGCAAATGAAG GCCTATGAAAAGCAGAAGAATGAGAAGAAGGTGGAGATGGCAGAGCTGAGCAAGGCTGCCAAAGAGTCCAAGGTGAAGAGTTTCCTAGACAAAGAACTGAGTATTGTGAGCAAACCCCTCAACCCCTTTGATCGCAAGACAG GGGATTCCCAGCCTGGGCCAAGTAATGAAGACAAAGCGAAGCAACTGCCCAGCTTTTGGATCCCTTCACTGACCCCTGAAGCGAAGACCAAAGTCATTCGGAAGCCA GAGAAGTGCGTTTACTGTCCCATGAGTGGGAAACCCTTGAAGCTGAAAGATCTGATCCCAGTGCATTTCACCCCAGTGGACCCAAGTGTGGATCGAGTAGGGCTGATCAACCGGCAGGACCGCTACGTGTGTGCTGTCACACGGGATATGCTTGGCAACTCGGTCCCTTGTGCTGTGCTCCGCCCCTC GGGCTCTGTGGTTACTCTGGAGTGTGTGGAGAAACTCATCAAGAAGGATATGGTTGATCCAGCAAATGGGGAGAAACTGACAGAAAAAGACATCATTGTCGTACAGCGG GGTGGCACAGGATTTGCAGGGTCCGGTGTGGAGTTGGAGGCCAAGAAGTCTCGCCCCGTTATGCAAGCTTAA